In Clostridia bacterium, one genomic interval encodes:
- a CDS encoding tRNA-dihydrouridine synthase, giving the protein ATYTPEEWVKELELTKRYCQEFDAVLIGSISGSSFEIWRKLARMVEDAGVDMMELNFGCPHPRDLGYKSGQELGSDPDAAAEVVAQVVDEVKVPVIVKLTAEAVSPVTVAKRVQQAGASGVTVLNRFPALDVDLETGRPLLHSTFAGVNGPWMRPITLKWIAKVAREVDIPISATNGIWTWEDVVKAIMCGASTVQTCSAIMYGTKGFRIIKDFLDGLESYMEEKGYHELRELRGITLPQIKTWDAVDRDSRAKSKVIKDKCNGCKLCLNWCFYDAISIAEEDSGRVAIIDSARCDGCGLCASLCPRDAITMDGPVPIYLGDFR; this is encoded by the coding sequence GCGACTTATACCCCCGAAGAGTGGGTAAAGGAGCTAGAGTTGACCAAGCGCTATTGCCAGGAGTTTGATGCAGTTTTAATTGGAAGCATTTCCGGTAGCAGCTTTGAAATATGGCGAAAGCTTGCCCGCATGGTTGAGGATGCCGGCGTTGATATGATGGAGCTTAATTTTGGATGTCCCCACCCGCGGGATCTGGGTTACAAGAGCGGGCAGGAGTTAGGAAGCGATCCCGATGCGGCAGCTGAGGTAGTGGCTCAAGTAGTGGATGAAGTCAAGGTTCCGGTAATAGTTAAGCTTACTGCCGAAGCAGTTAGTCCGGTAACAGTGGCCAAACGGGTACAGCAGGCGGGTGCCAGCGGAGTCACCGTGCTTAACCGATTCCCGGCCCTGGATGTTGATTTGGAGACTGGCCGGCCTTTGCTACACTCCACCTTTGCTGGTGTTAACGGTCCTTGGATGCGCCCCATTACCCTCAAATGGATTGCCAAAGTGGCGCGGGAGGTGGACATCCCCATTTCGGCAACCAATGGGATTTGGACCTGGGAGGATGTAGTTAAGGCAATTATGTGCGGGGCCTCTACGGTTCAGACCTGCAGCGCCATCATGTATGGGACCAAGGGCTTTCGCATTATAAAGGATTTCTTGGATGGACTCGAGAGCTACATGGAGGAAAAGGGCTATCATGAATTGCGCGAGCTAAGAGGCATTACCCTGCCGCAGATTAAGACCTGGGATGCGGTGGACCGGGATAGCCGGGCCAAGTCCAAGGTCATTAAGGATAAATGCAATGGATGCAAGCTTTGTCTCAACTGGTGCTTTTACGATGCCATATCCATTGCCGAGGAGGATTCGGGTAGGGTAGCCATAATCGACTCCGCTCGGTGCGATGGCTGCGGCTTATGCGCCTCTTTATGCCCTCGGGATGCAATAACTATGGACGGGCCGGTTCCAATATACCTTGGGGACTTTCGATAG